The following coding sequences lie in one Cloeon dipterum chromosome 1, ieCloDipt1.1, whole genome shotgun sequence genomic window:
- the LOC135934671 gene encoding uncharacterized protein LOC135934671: protein MANAKTDATAATESDVNFNSDPQTDAKSRTSAAQPNFGSTLISRSTTKTKNTIRSTTSARTTTLPVKFTDLLFNCTDMTCARNPSLFDSSSTLIDSKKYGTWREICGELFLFGKSIVTWETNVNMCCSIGMKPLAFETLEKFNCFKDITQYEVWPYNFNYWTSAHQIFSNNTFQWCLYNTPGTFTNANPMWATGHPNNLVFEECVHLSISKNTTELTQKSCTNTFVFSCKGKPTPAPPCFTPTCPTGKCSKNDSLYSVAPDKVSQFLAKPSQYGTWKSMNYRIYMFSNASKAWAEAITTCCAIGMKLLSVEMDYKYSVLSQALGTINSTLSGKYWTSGTDNGCPGAFGWCAANKLVRGPIWARGEPQIIGKNCIAVDVSSTNTTLSTANCTANLPFICEVRDTSNSTSRGKAIKDECVSNYNVSEDEQDSIFNSTKFDIKIKCFLKCLGESGGFILNGRLVDEQLMKLAETLSPNNNDQLMSDFKAVDECSSLKGMDDCDAAALAYQCGQEKAPNLVANAIKVVELNNTAEKSPLQPTLGECDTDYTCAVDVKLY from the exons ATGGCCAACGCAAAGACGGATGCTACAGCAGCGACTGAGAGTGATGTAAACTTCAATTCAGACCCACAAACAGATGCAAAGTCACGAACA TCAGCAGCACAACCCAATTTTGGCTCTACTTTAATATCTCGATCTACCACTAAAACCAAAAACACAATAAGAAGTACCACATCTGCACGGACAACTACATTGCCTGTAAAATTTACTgat CTTTTGTTCAACTGCACGGATATGACCTGCGCAAGAAACCCGTCACTTTTTGATTCTAGTTCAACTCTAATAG ATTCAAAAAAGTACGGGACCTGGAGGGAAATTTGCGGGGAActgtttttgtttggaaaatcaaTC gTGACGTGGGAAACAAACGTGAATATGTGTTGCAGCATTGGAATGAAACCATTGGCGTTTGAAACTTTGGAGAAATTCAACTGTTTTAAAGATATTACACAAT atgaaGTGTGGCCTTACAACTTCAACTACTGGACCTCAGCCCACCAGATTTTCTCCAACAATACCTTTCAGTGGTGTTTGTACAATACTCCTGGAACTTTCACCAACGCAAACCCAATGTGGGCTACTGGACACCctaataatttagtttttgaagAATGCGTACACCTATCCATCTCCAAAAACACAACCGAGCTGACACAGAAGAGCTGCACAAACACATTTGTTTTTTCATGCaag GGGAAGCCTACTCCAGCCCCACCTTGCTTTACTCCAACATGTCCCACAGGcaaatgcagcaaaaat GACTCGTTGTACTCAGTGGCACCGGACAAAGTGTCTCAGTTTCTAGCGA AACCTTCGCAATATGGGACTTGGAAAAGTATGAATTACCGAATTTACATGTTCAGCAATGCTAGTAAAGCg TGGGCCGAAGCGATCACAACTTGTTGTGCTATAGGAATGAAGCTTCTAAGCGTCGAAATGGATTACAAATACAGCGTTTTGTCTCAAGCGCTTGGTACAATCAATT CAACTCTGTCCGGAAAATATTGGACATCGGGAACAGATAACGGCTGTCCCGGCGCGTTCGGATGGTGCGCTGCAAACAAACTGGTCCGAGGGCCGATTTGGGCGCGCGGCGAACCTCaaataattggcaaaaactGCATTGCTGTAGACGTCAGCAGCACAAACACAACTCTTTCGACTGCAAATTGCACCGCAAATCTGCCATTCATTTGCGAG gTTAGAGATACCAGTAACTCGACTAGTAGAGGGAAAGCTATCAAGGATGAGTGTGTCTCAAATTACAACGTTTCAGAAG atgAGCAAGATAGCATTTTCAACAGCACCAAGtttgacataaaaattaag tgctttttgaaatgcttGGGCGAGTCTGGaggattt ATTCTTAATGGCCGATTAGTGGACGAACAGCTTATGAAATTGGCAGAGACTTTGTCACCGAACAACAACGATCAGTTGATGAGCGATTTTAAAGCCGTGGACGAATGCTCTagtttaa AGGGAATGGATGATTGCGATGCAGCGGCTTTAGCTTATCAATGCGGACAAGAGAAAGCACCAAATCTGGTTGCAAACGCAATAAAAGTCGTGGAATTGAACAATACCGCA GAAAAGTCCCCCTTACAACCAACTTTAGGCGAATGCGATACTGATTATACTTGTGCTGTGGacgtaaaattatattaa
- the LOC135934669 gene encoding LOW QUALITY PROTEIN: uncharacterized protein LOC135934669 (The sequence of the model RefSeq protein was modified relative to this genomic sequence to represent the inferred CDS: substituted 2 bases at 2 genomic stop codons) produces the protein MAANTDSTNIATFNFYVIYNTNYHKDNNYNYTGTYNFLLYNCSDLTCARNKSLFDSSANLINAQRYGTWREICGELFLFGNSILTWETNVKRCCSIGMKPVAFETFEKFTCLRNITRAEIWPYNFNYWTSARQIFSNNTFQWCLYNTTGTFTNATPMWATGHPNNLSSGKTTPAPPCFTPYCPIGSCSKNDSLYSLAPDKVSKFLSNNSQYGTWKSMNYRLYLFANASKTWAEAITTCCAYGMKLLSIDMEYKYSVLSQITGXNYSSSLISTQLXIVGYDQGTLSRKYWTSGTDNGCPGAFGWCAANKLVRGPIWAHGEPQITGKNCIAVDVRSTNTTLSTADCTSNLPFICEARDTSNSTSGGKAIKDECASNYNITDVEQVNIFNSTKFGLKIKVCFLKCLGESGGMILNGRVVDEQLIKLAETLSPNNIEQLMSDLKAVDECSGLKGMDECDTAALAYECGQEKAPNLVANAIKIVELNSTMVRLKVQHYAIFILTLI, from the exons ATGGCGGCAAACACCGACTCAACCAACATTGCCACA TTTAACTTTTACGTCATCTACAACACCAACTACCACAAAGACAACAACTACAACTACACTGGCACCTACAACTTT ctTTTATACAACTGTTCGGATTTGACCTGCGCTAGAAACAAGTCACTTTTTGACTCTAGTGCAAATCTTATAA ATGCACAAAGATATGGTACCTGGAGAGAAATCTGCGGAGAGCTATTTCTTTTTGGAAACTCGATT ttGACTTGGGAAACAAATGTGAAGAGGTGCTGCAGCATTGGAATGAAACCAGTGGCGTTTgaaacgtttgaaaaatttacctgTCTCAGAAATATTACAAGGg CGGAAATATGGCCTTACAACTTTAACTACTGGACATCAGCCCGCCAGATTTTCTCTAACAATACCTTCCAGTGGTGTTTGTATAATACCACCGGAACTTTCACGAACGCCACCCCAATGTGGGCTACTGGGCACCCCAATAATTTATCCTCT GGCAAAACTACCCCGGCCCCACCTTGCTTTACTCCATACTGTCCAATAGGCAGttgcagcaaaaat GACTCATTGTACTCGTTGGCACCGGACAAAGTGTCAAAGTTTCTATCAA ACAATTCGCAATATGGGACTTGGAAAAGCATGAATTACCGGCTTTACCTGTTCGCCAATGCAAGTAAAacg TGGGCCGAAGCGATCACGACCTGTTGTGCTTATGGAATGAAGCTTTTAAGTATCGACATGGAGTACAAATACAGTGTTTTGTCTCAAATAACaggttaaaattattcttcctCTCTCATCTCCACTCAATTATAAATTGTAGGATATGACCAGGGAACTCTGTCCAGAAAATATTGGACTTCAGGAACAGATAACGGCTGTCCCGGCGCGTTCGGATGGTGCGCTGCAAACAAACTGGTCCGAGGGCCGATTTGGGCGCACGGCGAACCTCAAATAACTGGCAAAAACTGCATTGCTGTTGATGTTAGAAGCACAAACACAACTCTTTCGACTGCGGATTGCACCTCAAATCTGCCATTTATTTGCGAA GCTAGAGACACGAGTAACTCGACTAGTGGAGGAAAAGCAATCAAAGACGAGTGTGCCTCGAATTACAACATTACTGATG ttgaacaagtcaatatttttaacagcacCAAGTtcggattaaaaattaaggtt tgctttttgaaatgcttGGGCGAGAGTGGAGGaatg ATTCTTAATGGCCGAGTTGTGGACGAACAGCTAATAAAATTGGCAGAGACTTTGTCACCTAACAACATCGAGCAGCTGATGAGCGATCTCAAAGCTGTGGATGAGTGCTCTGGTTTAA AGGGTATGGACGAATGTGATACAGCTGCTTTGGCTTACGAATGTGGACAGGAAAAAGCACCAAACCTGGTGGCGAACGCGATCAAAATCGTGGAATTGAATAGCACCATGGTACGTCTGAAGGTTCAACACTACGCCATCTTCATTTTAACActtatttga
- the LOC135939425 gene encoding uncharacterized protein LOC135939425 — MSLLRTGLYVFFALALLDNLASQVEMKKLRGNKRNYIIKCCGRKSCINVSHKKANHTLIKQPTVSLTSRFKTLPLGVSRAETAGGNTEIMENAKTDAAAAPESTANVNLDPQIDAKSQAPAEITVFPTDLMNGGGTPSSEAEITAVDATPPTSPIGIPKSGSTKYASTTTTSTNTLSPSKVLTSPSLTDTALTQTIFLAQTSSTSTVTSTGTTLTSNVLSGGSTLMSPSTTSTISTKSAPTTTTLPYLYNCSDLTCARNASLFDASANLIDAQKYGAWREICGELYLFGKSIVTWETNVKRCCSIGMKPVAFETLEKFNCFKNITQFEVWPYNFNYWTSARQIFSNNTFQWCLYSTPGTFTNATPMWAIGNPNNLSSVNCVHLSIPKNKNTTQLAQKSCSNTFILSCKGQPTPAPPCFTPTCPTGKCSKNDSLYSLARDKVSKFLANPSQYGSWKSMNYRIFMFGNASKTWAEAFATCCAIGMKLLSVDMDYKYSVLSLALGNDQGTLSGKYWTSGTDNGCPGAFGWCAANKLVRGPIWARGEPQSGKNCIAVDVRSTNTTLSSADCTAYLPFICEARDTSNSTSGGKAIKEECASNYNITDVEQENIFNSTKFDVKIKCFLKCLGESGGIMLNGRVVDEQLIKLAETLSPNNNDQLMSDLKAVDECSGLKGMDECDTAALAYQCGQEKAPNLVANAIKVVELNNTAEKSPLQPALGECATDYDCAVVPYYRNIFLSNGSSDGMLIDICGKRYLLGNQVASYREAATWCCKYGLNIISLETVEEFNCIVASSLGGQARPMKTWTSATRKGTANNGFRWCTSKAAFDLSMWTVNNIDAYPENHILTMYIQTPPTSTYFNTDDDTQKSSFPFCEEQPL, encoded by the exons ATGAGCTTGTTACGGACGGGACTTTACGTGTTCTTTGCGCTCGCACTATTAGATAATCTCGCCTCACAG GTTGAAATGAAGAAACTGAGAG GCAATAAACGGaactatattataaaatgctgcGGCCGTAAGTCTTGCATAAATGTGTCCCACAAAAAAGCAAACCACACATTGATTAAACAACCGACTGTATCTTTGACGAGTCGTTTTAAAACATTGCCACTTGGAGTAAGCAGAGCCGAGACTGCTGGAGGTAACACggaaataatggaaaacgCCAAGACGGATGCTGCAGCAGCGCCTGAGAGTACTGCAAACGTCAATTTAGACCCACAAATTGATGCAAAGTCACAGGCT CCAGCTGAAATAACAGTTTTTCCGACTGATCTAATGAATGGAGGAGGAACCCCAAGCTCAGAAGCTGAAATTACTGCTGTAGATGCAACGCCACCCACTTCACCGATTGGAATCCCCAAAAGTG GCTCTACAAAGTATGCTTCGACAACAACTACCTCGACAAACACCCTATCGCCTAGCAAAGTCTTGACGAGCCCTTCATTGACGGATACCGCTTTGACgcagacgatttttttggcGCAGACAAGTTCAACCAGCACTGTCACCTCCACAGGCACCACATTGACCAGCAACGTTTTGAGTGGTGGATCCACATTAATGTCCCCGTCCACCACTAGTACAATTAGTACCAAATCTGCACCGACAACCACTACCCTGCCC TACTTGTACAACTGTTCGGATTTAACTTGCGCTAGAAATGCGTCACTTTTTGACGCTAGTGCAAATCTTATAG ATGCACAAAAGTATGGTGCCTGGAGGGAAATCTGCGGAGAGCTGTATCTTTTTGGAAAATCCATT GTGACATGGGAAACTAACGTGAAGAGGTGCTGCAGCATTGGAATGAAACCAGTGGCGTTTGAAACTTTGGAGAAATtcaactgttttaaaaatattacacaat ttgAAGTGTGGCCTTACAACTTCAACTACTGGACGTCAGCCCGCCAGATTTTCTCCAACAATACCTTTCAGTGGTGTTTGTACAGCACTCCTGGAACTTTTACCAACGCCACCCCAATGTGGGCAATTGGAAACCCCAATAATTTATCCTCTGTGAATTGTGTGCACCTATCTattcccaaaaataaaaatacaaccCAGCTGGCTCAGAAGAGCTGCAGtaacacatttattttatcatgcaAG gGCCAACCAACTCCAGCCCCACCTTGCTTTACTCCAACTTGTCCCACTGGcaaatgcagcaaaaat GACTCGTTGTACTCGTTGGCACGTGACAAAGTGTCAAAGTTTCTAGCAA aTCCTTCGCAATATGGGTCTTGGAAAAGTATGAATTATCGGATTTTCATGTTTGGCAATGCTAGTAAAACg TGGGCCGAAGCATTCGCAACTTGTTGTGCAATCGGAATGAAGCTTTTAAGCGTCGACATGGATTACAAATACAGCGTTTTGTCTCTAGCGCtcg gaaatgaCCAGGGAACTCTGTCCGGTAAATACTGGACTTCAGGAACAGATAACGGCTGTCCCGGTGCGTTCGGATGGTGCGCTGCAAACAAACTGGTCCGGGGGCCGATTTGGGCGCGTGGCGAACCTCAAAGTGGCAAAAACTGCATTGCTGTTGATGTCAGAAGCACAAACACGACTCTGTCAAGTGCAGATTGCACTGCATATCTGCCATTTATTTGCGAA GCTAGGGACACAAGTAACTCGACGAGTGGAGGAAAAGCAATCAAAGAAGAGTGTGCCTCGAATTACAACATTACTGATG ttgaacaagaaaacatttttaacagtaCCAAGTTTGACGTGAAGATAAAG tgctttttaaaatgcttggGTGAGAGTGGAGgaata ATGCTGAACGGTCGAGTTGTGGACGAACAGCTAATAAAATTGGCAGAGACTTTGTCGCCGAACAATAACGATCAGTTGATGAGCGATCTCAAAGCTGTCGACGAGTGCTCTGGCttaa AGGGAATGGACGAGTGTGACACGGCGGCATTAGCTTATCAGTGCGGACAGGAGAAAGCACCTAATCTGGTTGCGAATGCAATCAAGGTCGTGGAATTGAACAATACCGCA GAAAAATCTCCGTTGCAACCAGCTCTAGGCGAATGTGCAACTGATTACGATTGTGCTGTGGTG CCTTACTACAggaatattttcctctctaatggct CATCGGATGGTATGCTTATAGATATTTGTGGCAAACGCTATCTCTTAGGGAACCAAGTT GCTTCATATCGGGAAGCTGCAACTTGGTGTTGCAAGTATGGCTTAAACATCATTTCCCTAGAAACAGTCGAAGAATTTAACTGCATTGTTGCGTCGTCGTTAG GAGGCCAAGCTAGGCCGATGAAAACGTGGACCTCAGCTACTAGGAAAGGAACAGCAAACAACGGATTCCGTTGGTGCACATCCAAAGCTGCGTTTGATCTTTCTATGTGGACAGTTAATAACATTGATGCTTATCCTGAAAACCATATATTGACCATGTATATTCAAACACCACCGACGAGCACTTATTTTAATACGGATGACGACACTCAAAAATCTAGTTTCCCCTTTTGTGAAGAACAAccactttaa